A stretch of the Borreliella spielmanii genome encodes the following:
- a CDS encoding ABC transporter ATP-binding protein produces the protein MDNFILEIKNLSHYYDNNGSKTLDSINLKIKKNEFITLLGPSGCGKTTLIKILGGFLSQKTGEIYFLSKEISKTSPNKREINTVFQNYALFPHMNVFDNISFGLRMKKTPKDTIKEKVKTSLSLIGMPKYAYRNINELSGGQKQRVAIARAIVMEPKLLLLDEPLSALDLKMRQEMQKELKKIQRQLGITFIYVTHDQEEALTMSDRIVVMNEGTILQVGTPEEIYNEPKTKFVADFIGESNIFDGTYKKELVVSLLGHEFECLDKGFEAEETVDLVIRPEDIKLLPKGKGHLSGTVTSAIFQGVHYEMTLEIQKTNWIVQSTRLTKVGEEVDIFLEPDDIHVMRKE, from the coding sequence TTGGATAATTTTATCCTAGAGATTAAAAACTTAAGTCATTATTATGATAACAATGGAAGCAAAACTTTAGATAGCATAAATTTAAAAATTAAAAAAAATGAGTTTATTACATTATTAGGCCCGTCTGGATGTGGAAAAACAACATTAATAAAAATATTGGGTGGTTTTTTAAGTCAAAAAACTGGAGAAATTTATTTCCTTTCCAAAGAAATATCCAAAACTAGTCCAAATAAACGAGAAATCAATACTGTATTTCAAAATTATGCACTTTTCCCACATATGAATGTTTTCGACAATATTTCATTTGGACTTAGAATGAAAAAAACACCAAAAGATACAATAAAAGAAAAAGTAAAAACATCTCTTTCATTAATAGGAATGCCAAAATATGCATACAGAAATATTAACGAACTATCAGGGGGGCAAAAACAAAGGGTTGCAATAGCAAGAGCAATAGTAATGGAACCTAAGCTTTTATTACTAGACGAACCACTTTCTGCTCTTGATTTAAAAATGCGACAAGAAATGCAAAAAGAATTAAAAAAAATACAACGCCAACTTGGAATTACATTCATATATGTTACTCATGATCAAGAAGAAGCATTGACAATGAGTGATAGAATTGTTGTAATGAATGAAGGAACAATTCTACAAGTAGGAACACCTGAGGAAATTTACAATGAACCTAAAACAAAATTCGTAGCCGATTTTATTGGAGAAAGTAATATTTTTGATGGAACATACAAAAAAGAGTTGGTTGTCAGTTTACTAGGCCATGAATTTGAATGCCTTGACAAAGGATTTGAGGCTGAAGAAACAGTTGACCTTGTAATACGCCCCGAAGATATAAAGCTGCTTCCAAAAGGAAAAGGACATTTAAGCGGAACTGTAACATCTGCAATTTTTCAAGGAGTTCATTACGAAATGACCCTAGAAATTCAAAAAACAAATTGGATAGTTCAAAGCACAAGACTTACAAAAGTTGGAGAAGAAGTTGACATATTTTTAGAACCTGATGATATTCATGTTATGCGTAAGGAATAA
- a CDS encoding ABC transporter permease subunit has protein sequence MKKLILTIYSIFLLTFSIIPLLIIILLGFLNENHEFTIYNFIGLLKPSYLSIFSRSLKLATIATIFCILIGYPAAWLISLSKKSAQNKLIIMIILPMWINTLLRTYAWMRILGKNGFINNLFEKIGIGNLDLLYNEQAVTIGMVYNFLPFMILPIYTGFLKIKSEYIEAAQDLGARMWQILIYIKIPLTLSYLATGIIMVFIPSITVFVISDLLGGSKQILIGNLISKQFLFIEDWNTGAAISFILMLVILIFNLIIIKLMQKNSGE, from the coding sequence GTGAAAAAATTAATATTAACCATATACTCTATATTCTTATTAACGTTTAGTATTATTCCTTTACTAATAATAATATTGCTGGGATTTTTAAATGAAAACCATGAATTTACAATCTACAATTTTATTGGGCTTTTAAAACCAAGCTATCTTAGTATTTTTTCAAGAAGTCTAAAATTAGCAACAATAGCAACTATTTTCTGCATTTTAATAGGCTATCCTGCCGCCTGGCTAATTTCATTATCAAAAAAAAGCGCTCAAAACAAATTAATAATAATGATAATACTTCCCATGTGGATAAATACATTACTTAGAACTTATGCCTGGATGAGAATACTTGGAAAAAATGGATTTATCAACAACTTATTTGAAAAAATCGGAATTGGAAATTTAGATCTTCTTTACAATGAACAAGCTGTTACAATAGGTATGGTATACAATTTTTTGCCTTTCATGATATTGCCAATATATACAGGATTTTTAAAAATAAAGTCAGAATACATTGAGGCAGCACAAGATCTTGGAGCAAGAATGTGGCAAATACTAATTTATATAAAAATACCCTTAACACTCTCTTACCTGGCAACAGGAATAATTATGGTATTTATTCCTTCAATCACAGTATTTGTCATTTCGGATTTACTAGGAGGCTCTAAACAAATTTTAATAGGAAATCTAATAAGCAAACAATTTCTTTTCATAGAAGATTGGAATACTGGAGCTGCAATTTCATTTATTTTAATGTTAGTAATATTAATTTTTAATTTAATAATAATAAAATTAATGCAAAAAAATAGTGGAGAATAA
- a CDS encoding ABC transporter permease — MFRAFKNTFLFIILSFIYLPIIILIIYSFNSGDSGFIWQGFSLKWYKEIFASSQIKSAIFNTILIATISSLTSVIIGIIGAYAIYKAENKKLKTILLSVNKITIINPDIVTGISLMTFYSTIKMQLGFSTMLMSHIIFSTPYVVIIILPKLYSLPNNIIDAAKDLGASEIQIFFNIIYPEIVGNIATGALIALTLSIDDFLISFFTTGQGFNNLSILINSLTKRGIKPVINAISAILFFTILSLLFIINKFIGIKKLTTDAEL; from the coding sequence ATGTTTAGGGCCTTTAAAAACACTTTCTTATTCATAATACTCAGCTTTATTTACCTTCCAATAATAATCTTAATAATTTATTCGTTTAACTCTGGTGATAGTGGATTTATATGGCAAGGATTTAGTCTGAAATGGTATAAAGAAATTTTTGCTTCAAGTCAAATCAAATCAGCAATATTTAATACCATTTTAATAGCTACAATTTCGTCTTTGACTTCTGTTATTATTGGCATTATTGGTGCTTACGCAATCTACAAAGCAGAAAATAAAAAATTAAAAACAATACTATTATCAGTAAATAAAATAACAATAATTAATCCAGACATCGTAACAGGAATAAGCTTAATGACATTTTATTCTACAATAAAAATGCAATTGGGATTTTCTACAATGCTAATGTCACATATAATTTTTTCAACACCGTACGTAGTAATAATAATTTTGCCCAAATTATATTCTCTTCCCAACAATATTATTGATGCTGCCAAAGATCTTGGGGCCTCAGAAATTCAAATATTCTTCAATATAATTTATCCAGAAATCGTTGGAAATATAGCAACCGGGGCTCTTATTGCCTTAACATTATCAATAGATGATTTTTTGATATCATTTTTCACTACTGGACAAGGATTTAATAATTTATCTATTCTAATAAACTCACTAACAAAAAGGGGTATTAAACCCGTAATAAACGCTATTTCTGCAATATTGTTTTTTACAATATTGAGCCTTTTGTTTATTATTAACAAATTTATAGGAATTAAAAAATTAACAACAGATGCTGAGCTTTAA
- a CDS encoding ABC transporter substrate-binding protein: protein MKKIFILIAILTTFTCTKKDTITLNVFNWAEYIDETLLDQFEKENNIKINYEIFHNNEEMIAKFNTTKNYYDIIVPSEYLIQELIDEGKIEKLDYSKLPNVTKNISQNLTNLEHDPGNLYSVPAYWGLMGILYNKTKIDSNDMQGFDILFNKKYKKEITMLDSPKDNIGVALKKLGYSINEDNIDKIKEAGELLKIQNPLLIGYFSDVPAKSLMLNGEASIQLTWSGEAQSAMLKDKNLDFYAPENTNLWIDAFVIPIDAPNKNLAYKFINFLYDNEPSYKNFKETRYNSPNKNVIKRIEEEAKNNPEMKLYLEEKFIPKDFSKFEIFKKIPKKIKEEILKIYLNLSS from the coding sequence ATGAAAAAAATTTTTATATTAATAGCAATTCTTACAACTTTTACTTGCACTAAAAAAGACACAATAACTTTAAACGTATTTAATTGGGCAGAATATATTGATGAGACTTTATTAGATCAATTTGAAAAAGAAAATAATATAAAAATTAATTATGAAATCTTTCATAACAATGAAGAAATGATAGCTAAATTTAACACCACAAAGAACTACTACGATATAATAGTCCCATCAGAATATTTAATCCAAGAATTGATCGATGAAGGCAAAATTGAAAAATTAGATTATTCAAAACTACCAAATGTAACAAAAAACATTTCTCAAAATCTCACAAACCTAGAACATGATCCTGGCAATCTTTATTCAGTTCCAGCTTACTGGGGACTAATGGGCATACTTTATAATAAAACCAAAATAGATTCAAATGATATGCAAGGCTTTGACATACTATTTAATAAAAAATATAAAAAAGAGATTACAATGCTAGATTCTCCTAAAGACAATATTGGAGTCGCTCTAAAAAAACTTGGATACTCAATAAATGAAGACAATATAGATAAAATCAAAGAAGCTGGCGAGCTTTTAAAAATTCAAAATCCACTATTAATCGGATACTTCTCAGATGTGCCTGCAAAATCATTAATGCTAAATGGAGAAGCATCTATTCAACTTACATGGAGTGGTGAAGCACAAAGCGCAATGCTAAAAGATAAAAACTTGGATTTCTATGCACCAGAAAACACCAATCTATGGATAGACGCATTTGTAATTCCTATTGATGCCCCAAATAAAAACTTGGCTTATAAATTTATAAACTTTCTATATGACAATGAACCATCTTATAAAAATTTCAAAGAAACCAGATATAATTCTCCAAATAAAAATGTAATAAAAAGAATAGAAGAAGAAGCAAAAAATAATCCCGAAATGAAATTATATTTAGAAGAAAAATTTATACCAAAAGATTTTTCCAAATTTGAAATTTTTAAAAAAATACCTAAAAAAATAAAAGAGGAAATACTCAAAATATATTTGAATCTATCCTCTTAA
- a CDS encoding Na+/H+ antiporter NhaC family protein, protein MERETDIVPNFWGLTPFFLFIGIYIGTGLILYLNGVEKAFYQMPPIFAMFIAIVLTFIVFKGSFLAKMNKFIEGCAQQDVIFISLIFMLSGAFSTVCKEIGSVGAVVNIGIKYVPLNLLVCGIFLITLFLSFSTGSFMGTIVAVAPIALELADRVNISLPLVAGAILSAGAFGDNMSLISDTPIISSRTQKVNIVDVFKNGSFYTFPAAILASIVFAFLGSYYTKTNSFIVEPGEINFFKIIPYIFVMVVAISGFDVFLALFLGIVVAGMIGIYYSDITFLLLAKKINEGFLDLGEMFILVVFTGGISYMAIKYGGFDWLLLKLQKMSKSKRTSEFVIVFLVGILTVFLANNGLAILMSGSVVRSITKENNLNSKRIAALLCMSSCFFLSILPHSMHVIALVDFTKGKLSPFDIFPFLIYQGFLVLLITLSIIGLDIKSVFRSFLNNSQRS, encoded by the coding sequence TTGGAAAGAGAAACCGATATAGTTCCAAATTTTTGGGGACTTACACCTTTTTTTCTTTTTATAGGGATTTATATTGGTACAGGACTTATTCTTTATCTTAACGGTGTAGAAAAGGCATTTTATCAAATGCCTCCTATATTTGCCATGTTTATTGCCATTGTTTTGACATTTATTGTTTTTAAAGGATCTTTTTTGGCAAAAATGAATAAATTTATCGAAGGTTGTGCTCAACAAGATGTTATTTTTATATCTTTAATATTTATGTTATCTGGCGCTTTTTCTACTGTTTGCAAAGAAATAGGGAGTGTTGGAGCTGTGGTAAATATTGGCATTAAATATGTTCCATTGAATTTGTTAGTATGTGGCATTTTTTTAATTACCCTTTTTTTGTCTTTTTCTACTGGAAGTTTTATGGGAACCATTGTTGCTGTTGCTCCTATTGCTTTAGAACTTGCAGACAGGGTGAATATTTCTCTTCCATTAGTTGCTGGTGCTATTCTTAGTGCTGGTGCATTTGGAGACAATATGTCTTTAATATCAGATACCCCTATTATTTCAAGTCGTACTCAAAAGGTTAATATTGTTGATGTTTTTAAAAATGGATCTTTTTATACGTTTCCAGCGGCAATTTTAGCAAGCATTGTTTTTGCATTTTTAGGTTCTTATTATACTAAGACTAATAGTTTTATTGTTGAGCCTGGTGAGATAAATTTTTTTAAAATTATTCCATATATTTTTGTTATGGTTGTTGCAATTTCAGGCTTTGATGTATTTTTAGCCTTGTTTTTAGGTATTGTTGTTGCTGGTATGATTGGAATTTATTATTCAGATATTACTTTTTTATTGTTGGCTAAAAAAATCAATGAGGGATTTTTAGACTTGGGAGAAATGTTTATTCTTGTTGTTTTTACAGGGGGAATTTCTTATATGGCAATTAAGTATGGGGGATTTGATTGGTTACTATTAAAATTGCAAAAAATGTCAAAATCTAAAAGAACTTCGGAATTTGTAATTGTATTTTTAGTTGGCATTTTAACTGTGTTTCTTGCAAATAATGGACTTGCTATTTTAATGAGTGGTTCTGTTGTAAGATCAATAACTAAGGAGAATAACTTAAATTCAAAACGAATTGCTGCTTTGCTTTGTATGTCTTCATGCTTTTTTTTAAGCATTTTACCCCATAGTATGCATGTCATAGCCCTTGTAGATTTTACAAAAGGCAAGCTTTCTCCTTTTGACATTTTTCCATTTTTAATTTATCAAGGATTTTTAGTCTTGTTGATTACTTTGTCTATAATTGGACTTGATATAAAATCGGTATTTAGATCTTTTTTAAATAATAGTCAACGATCTTAA
- a CDS encoding Na+/H+ antiporter NhaC family protein, which translates to MENLEARVQPNFFGLVPFFVFIIMYLGTGIYLGVIGVEMAFYQLPASVAMFFASIVCFLLFKGKFSDKIHIFIKGASQYDIILMCLIFMLSGAFSSLCKEIGCVETVANLGIKYINPNWIVSGIFFITCFLSFSAGTSVGSIVAIAPIAFNIAFKSNINPNLIAASVMCGAMFGDNLSLISDTTIVSSRTQGSSILDVFISSSFYAFPSAILTFFSFFFLSENLLNTANFSHESSIDLVKTVPYLIIILFSLAGMNVFLVLFLGIFSIFLISVLYGDLYVLDVMKNINKGFLNMADLIFLSILTGGVSFTAIHNGGFKWLLIKLKSLIRGKSSAEFSIGAFVSIVDVFLANNTIAILICGKVAKKIAFENNISFQRSASILDMFSCIFQGIIPYGAQMIILVSFSNGLVSPISVLPFLVYFGFLLVFIILSILGIDIKKLFLYFLKK; encoded by the coding sequence ATGGAAAATCTTGAAGCAAGAGTTCAACCAAATTTTTTTGGACTTGTTCCTTTTTTTGTTTTTATTATTATGTATTTAGGTACAGGGATTTATTTAGGGGTTATTGGTGTGGAAATGGCCTTTTATCAATTGCCAGCTAGCGTTGCGATGTTTTTTGCTTCTATTGTTTGTTTTTTGTTGTTTAAAGGAAAATTTTCTGACAAAATTCACATATTTATTAAAGGAGCTTCTCAGTACGACATTATACTAATGTGTCTTATTTTTATGCTTTCGGGGGCTTTTTCTTCTCTTTGTAAGGAAATAGGTTGTGTTGAAACTGTGGCAAATTTAGGGATTAAATATATTAATCCTAATTGGATTGTTTCTGGTATATTTTTTATAACTTGCTTTCTTTCTTTTTCTGCGGGTACTTCTGTTGGATCTATTGTTGCAATTGCTCCTATTGCTTTTAATATTGCCTTTAAAAGCAATATTAATCCAAATTTAATAGCAGCATCTGTAATGTGTGGAGCTATGTTTGGAGACAATCTTTCTTTAATATCAGATACAACTATTGTTTCTAGCCGAACTCAGGGCAGTAGTATCTTAGATGTTTTTATTAGCAGCAGTTTTTATGCTTTTCCATCAGCTATATTAACTTTTTTTTCTTTTTTCTTTCTTTCTGAAAATTTGCTTAATACTGCAAATTTTTCACATGAAAGTTCAATAGATTTGGTGAAAACCGTGCCTTATTTAATAATTATATTATTTTCTTTGGCCGGAATGAATGTTTTTTTAGTTCTTTTTTTGGGTATTTTTTCTATATTTCTTATTAGTGTTTTGTATGGTGATTTGTATGTTCTAGATGTAATGAAAAACATTAATAAAGGGTTTTTAAATATGGCAGATTTGATTTTTCTTTCAATTTTAACAGGGGGAGTTTCTTTTACTGCGATTCATAATGGAGGGTTTAAATGGTTGCTTATTAAATTGAAATCTTTGATTAGAGGAAAAAGTTCAGCTGAATTTTCTATTGGGGCATTTGTTTCAATAGTTGACGTTTTTCTTGCTAATAACACAATTGCCATACTTATTTGCGGCAAAGTGGCAAAAAAGATAGCTTTTGAAAATAACATCAGCTTTCAAAGAAGTGCTTCTATTTTAGATATGTTCTCTTGTATTTTTCAAGGCATTATTCCTTATGGTGCTCAAATGATTATTTTAGTAAGTTTTTCAAATGGACTTGTATCGCCAATTAGCGTTTTACCATTTTTGGTTTATTTTGGATTTTTATTGGTTTTTATTATTTTGTCTATTTTGGGAATTGATATAAAAAAACTTTTTTTATATTTTTTAAAAAAATAA
- the zwf gene encoding glucose-6-phosphate dehydrogenase: protein MKERSVSNFDIVIFGVTGNLSRKKLIPSLFNLFKNKCISNFRVIGVSRKIFTDKEFRLYIKDSLWQEETDSLIEIFLNFFIYVFGDFNEKEPYIKLFKFLDKSRETIYYLSTSPTFYGPIINHLKKYFLIEKLTLSKIVLEKPFGSSLETAKKLNSLLYSAFREDQIYRIDHYLGKETVQNIFTFRFGNSIFENIWNNRYVDFIQITVAEELGLDGRAEYYDSVGALKDMVQNHILQLLSLVAMESPIRFDSEFIHDEKVKVLKSLRKINKEDIKNCIIKGQYIGSQVQGVFKKGYKDETESLGNSNTETYLAMKVFINNWRWSGVPFYLRTGKGLARKFSEIYIQFKKPSFTLFNNSSVDFSNALIFRIQPRDGIEIKFNTKKPGYNYEIQTANMEFSYHGAFKRLFDEAYERLLLDAFLGDGTLYATSDEIESSWEFVSDIANKWADIEICNYFYGSEGPKEIDSILEKDHFWRKI from the coding sequence GAAAGAAGTGTTTCTAATTTTGATATTGTAATTTTTGGAGTTACTGGGAATTTGTCTAGAAAAAAACTTATTCCTTCACTTTTTAATTTATTTAAAAATAAATGTATTAGCAATTTTAGGGTTATTGGTGTTTCTCGTAAAATCTTTACAGATAAAGAATTTAGATTATATATTAAAGATTCTTTGTGGCAAGAAGAGACTGATTCTTTGATTGAAATTTTTTTAAATTTCTTTATTTATGTATTTGGTGATTTTAATGAAAAGGAGCCTTATATAAAATTATTTAAATTTTTAGATAAAAGCCGAGAGACAATATATTATCTGTCAACGTCTCCTACATTTTATGGACCAATAATTAATCATCTAAAAAAGTATTTTTTAATTGAAAAATTAACTTTATCTAAAATAGTTCTTGAGAAGCCTTTTGGTTCTAGTCTTGAGACAGCTAAAAAATTAAATAGTTTACTGTATTCTGCTTTTAGAGAAGATCAAATTTATAGAATAGATCACTATTTAGGTAAAGAGACGGTTCAAAATATTTTTACATTTAGATTTGGCAATTCTATTTTTGAAAATATTTGGAATAATCGTTATGTAGATTTTATTCAGATTACAGTGGCAGAAGAATTAGGTCTTGATGGAAGAGCAGAGTATTACGATTCTGTTGGAGCTTTAAAGGATATGGTTCAAAATCATATTTTACAATTGTTAAGCCTTGTTGCCATGGAATCCCCTATTAGATTTGATTCTGAGTTTATTCATGATGAGAAGGTGAAAGTTTTAAAAAGTTTGAGAAAAATTAACAAAGAGGATATTAAGAATTGCATTATTAAAGGGCAATATATAGGCTCACAAGTTCAAGGGGTTTTTAAAAAAGGCTATAAAGATGAAACAGAATCTTTGGGAAATTCAAATACTGAAACTTATTTAGCTATGAAGGTTTTTATTAATAATTGGCGTTGGTCTGGTGTTCCTTTTTACCTTAGAACTGGCAAAGGTCTTGCTAGGAAATTTTCAGAAATATATATTCAATTTAAAAAGCCGAGCTTTACTCTTTTTAATAATAGTTCTGTTGATTTTTCCAATGCTTTAATATTTAGGATTCAACCAAGAGATGGGATTGAAATTAAATTCAATACCAAAAAACCCGGGTATAATTATGAAATTCAAACTGCTAATATGGAATTTTCATATCACGGGGCATTTAAAAGATTGTTTGATGAGGCTTATGAGCGTTTGTTGTTAGACGCTTTTTTAGGAGATGGCACTTTGTATGCTACAAGTGATGAGATTGAAAGTTCTTGGGAATTTGTTTCAGATATTGCCAATAAATGGGCAGATATTGAAATTTGTAATTATTTTTATGGGTCTGAAGGGCCAAAAGAGATAGATTCTATTTTGGAAAAAGATCATTTTTGGCGGAAAATTTAA